A genomic window from Polyangiaceae bacterium includes:
- a CDS encoding carbamoyltransferase C-terminal domain-containing protein, which produces MPTYVGLACTVHDPALAVVDAAGEVVFAEGTERRSQNKRAHQRPPDDAIEIGRVLDRYVDLDDEIVLATSWEQRRWKSVAARAAYLAAEPRISPLLRPVMVGQTNAFDLVGLNLRYRLHERRPSTAGPEMRGFDHHWTHAATACFSSPYDEALCAVIDANGERSSTAFFEYRRGHLRRLDPEPRRSFRRNGSLGAFYAGLCFACGFDPVAGEEWKVMGLAPYGERDPRRYREFREWFQVDGLTLGADNFALLAAFDAMRRRPPPDAMELKDLARTGQEVFEDVASELLCNLAARGASRNLVLAGGCALNSSFNGKILNRTPFESLHVFAAPADDGNAIGAALLAFQQDHPTWQPPARVMSPYLGSQIDSDALSRLQKLGGLTHALPPGDSAMRYAAQLLADGKIVAVMQGRAEFGPRALGHRSILADPRSASVKDRLNAEVKFRERFRPFAPSILADHVDEWFESAQPSPYMERTLRFRAERREQVPGVVHVDGTGRLQTVSAELSPSFHQLISRFHELTGVPLVLNTSFNVMGKPIVHSVEDAVAVFFTSGIDALVIEDRVFEKHGR; this is translated from the coding sequence ATGCCCACGTACGTTGGTCTCGCCTGCACGGTCCACGACCCGGCGCTCGCCGTGGTCGACGCCGCGGGTGAGGTCGTGTTTGCGGAGGGCACGGAACGCCGCAGCCAGAACAAGCGCGCCCACCAGCGCCCGCCGGACGACGCAATCGAGATTGGCCGAGTGCTGGACCGCTACGTCGACCTCGATGACGAGATCGTGTTGGCGACGAGTTGGGAGCAGCGGCGCTGGAAGAGCGTGGCGGCGCGCGCCGCCTACCTGGCAGCCGAGCCACGCATCTCCCCCTTGCTGCGTCCCGTGATGGTGGGCCAGACGAATGCCTTCGACTTGGTGGGGCTCAATTTGCGCTACCGCTTGCACGAGCGCCGTCCCTCGACAGCAGGGCCCGAGATGCGCGGTTTCGATCATCACTGGACCCACGCGGCGACGGCGTGCTTCTCCAGCCCCTACGACGAGGCGTTGTGCGCTGTGATCGATGCCAATGGCGAGCGCTCGAGCACCGCCTTCTTCGAGTATCGGCGCGGCCACTTGCGTCGCTTGGATCCCGAGCCGAGACGGAGCTTTCGGCGCAACGGCAGCCTGGGCGCGTTCTACGCTGGCTTGTGCTTCGCGTGCGGCTTCGACCCCGTCGCTGGCGAAGAGTGGAAGGTAATGGGACTCGCACCCTACGGTGAGCGCGACCCGCGGCGCTACCGCGAGTTTCGCGAGTGGTTCCAGGTCGATGGGCTCACCCTCGGCGCGGACAACTTCGCGTTGTTGGCCGCTTTCGACGCGATGCGCCGCCGCCCGCCCCCGGATGCGATGGAGCTGAAGGATCTGGCGCGCACCGGGCAAGAGGTTTTCGAAGACGTGGCGTCCGAGTTGCTGTGCAACCTCGCCGCTCGAGGAGCGAGTCGCAACCTGGTGCTCGCGGGTGGCTGTGCGCTGAACTCGTCTTTCAATGGCAAGATCCTGAATCGAACTCCCTTCGAGTCGCTCCACGTGTTCGCCGCTCCCGCCGACGATGGCAACGCCATCGGTGCTGCGTTACTTGCGTTTCAGCAGGACCATCCCACGTGGCAGCCTCCGGCGCGCGTGATGTCTCCCTATCTTGGGTCGCAGATCGACTCGGATGCCTTGAGCCGACTGCAGAAGCTGGGTGGACTGACGCACGCCCTGCCACCCGGCGACAGCGCGATGCGATACGCCGCGCAGCTCTTGGCAGACGGCAAGATCGTGGCGGTGATGCAGGGTCGGGCCGAGTTCGGTCCGCGCGCCTTGGGCCATCGCTCCATTCTCGCCGACCCCCGCTCTGCCAGCGTGAAGGATCGGCTCAATGCGGAAGTGAAGTTTCGCGAGCGCTTTCGCCCCTTCGCGCCGAGCATCCTGGCGGACCACGTCGACGAGTGGTTCGAGTCGGCGCAGCCCTCTCCGTACATGGAGCGCACCCTGCGCTTTCGCGCAGAACGCAGGGAACAGGTGCCTGGCGTCGTGCACGTTGACGGAACCGGACGGCTCCAGACGGTGTCGGCCGAGTTGTCGCCCAGTTTCCATCAGCTGATCTCGCGCTTTCACGAGTTGACGGGAGTTCCCCTGGTGCTCAACACCAGCTTCAACGTGATGGGCAAACCCATCGTGCACTCGGTGGAAGATGCCGTTGCCGTGTTCTTCACCTCCGGTATCGATGCCCTGGTGATCGAGGACCGCGTGTTCGAGAAGCATGGCCGCTGA
- a CDS encoding amidase: MAADRDRAEPAARIGYGPEPWPDLEHALHRLALHDDKLGAVCLRLDDAARRERTRGRTRAPLAGVPFGLKDVWDARDSFTTAGNLRHVRRRAGSDSLILRALRDAGAVCVGRTNVSDLAATPECANLLYGVTRNPHDLTRTSGGSSGGAAAAVASGMCAFDWGSDFGGSIRLPAAFCGVVGLRLPSRTFAVTGHFPFVPPELGLHGQGPLARTVAGVRTVVDAVRARLEFRRASPRDFVGVVVLGPDAFAAGEWPDAASDISLALQDAGVSVRVGATPAPRDIHHAFAALLSNHWRRFFGAFVGESALAGICPGLGRARLHPHTQRIVAELAIADRTRYRDLASTWRRVEAIRAACEALFDAGLLIATPTTTVPAPRLGHAHAKRELGVFAKLGNLLDAVALAVPFGTFASGMPRSLQLLGPPGSLDAVLALGERLAP; the protein is encoded by the coding sequence ATGGCCGCTGACCGCGACAGAGCCGAGCCAGCCGCGCGGATCGGCTACGGCCCGGAGCCCTGGCCAGACTTGGAACACGCGCTGCACCGGCTCGCCCTGCACGACGACAAGCTTGGTGCCGTGTGCCTGCGCCTGGACGATGCCGCTCGGCGAGAGCGTACTCGCGGCAGGACGCGCGCGCCCTTGGCGGGCGTCCCCTTTGGCCTCAAAGACGTGTGGGACGCGCGGGACTCTTTCACGACGGCTGGCAACCTGCGTCACGTGCGGCGCCGCGCGGGGTCGGACAGTCTCATCCTGCGCGCGCTGCGCGACGCGGGGGCCGTGTGCGTCGGTCGCACCAACGTATCGGATCTGGCCGCGACTCCGGAGTGCGCGAACTTGCTGTACGGCGTGACCCGTAACCCCCACGATTTGACGCGCACTTCTGGTGGGTCGAGTGGCGGTGCCGCCGCGGCGGTTGCCTCGGGCATGTGCGCCTTCGACTGGGGATCGGACTTCGGCGGCAGCATTCGGCTGCCCGCCGCGTTCTGCGGAGTGGTTGGACTGCGACTCCCCAGTCGGACCTTTGCAGTGACGGGGCACTTCCCTTTCGTGCCTCCGGAGTTGGGCCTGCACGGACAAGGCCCCTTGGCACGTACCGTCGCCGGCGTGCGCACGGTCGTCGATGCCGTCCGAGCGCGTCTGGAGTTCCGTCGTGCTTCCCCGCGCGACTTCGTAGGAGTCGTGGTGCTCGGGCCGGACGCCTTCGCCGCAGGCGAGTGGCCCGACGCAGCGTCGGACATCTCGCTGGCGCTTCAGGACGCAGGGGTGAGCGTGCGAGTCGGCGCGACGCCAGCTCCTCGCGACATCCATCACGCATTCGCAGCACTGCTGTCGAACCACTGGCGTCGGTTCTTTGGTGCTTTCGTGGGCGAGTCCGCGCTAGCCGGCATCTGCCCAGGCTTGGGCAGGGCGCGGCTGCACCCGCATACGCAGCGCATCGTGGCGGAGCTGGCCATCGCGGATCGCACGCGCTATCGCGACCTCGCGAGCACTTGGCGTCGGGTCGAAGCGATTCGCGCAGCGTGTGAGGCGTTGTTCGACGCGGGGTTGCTCATCGCGACGCCTACGACCACGGTCCCCGCGCCGCGACTGGGCCACGCGCACGCCAAGCGAGAACTCGGCGTGTTCGCCAAGCTCGGGAACCTATTGGACGCCGTGGCCCTGGCAGTGCCCTTTGGCACCTTCGCTTCGGGAATGCCGCGAAGCCTGCAGCTGCTCGGGCCTCCGGGCTCTCTCGACGCTGTGTTGGCCCTGGGCGAACGCCTGGCGCCCTGA
- a CDS encoding type II CAAX endopeptidase family protein: MPRVQQQRAVKPAHAILLWLTALLVLLPASLAFGQVVAAVHGAPSAHALLSDPQRSPLLNDPTWIALGTLVNEASALVAVLVWWWWLRVPREKLGARPVRPTAVLGALLLVFGIAPWAETVGELVHRVVQNDVTSSKVVSAAARGASDAELVLLLFALAIVPAIVEELMFRGLMTAGFRSNLVVAIAVPSLLFGLFHLEPTQAAGTVLLGAGFAYARLSSDSLGVSMITHGVYNAAVLLLVRYGPAMSEHEIEVGPLLAGAVLASAGTVLLWKVRVTQPNEPAQAMPAVQD; encoded by the coding sequence GTGCCCAGGGTCCAGCAACAGCGAGCGGTGAAGCCAGCTCATGCCATCCTGCTATGGCTCACGGCTCTCCTGGTGCTGTTGCCAGCGAGCCTCGCCTTTGGCCAAGTGGTGGCAGCCGTCCACGGGGCGCCCAGTGCCCACGCGTTGCTGTCAGACCCGCAGCGCTCGCCCTTGCTCAACGATCCCACGTGGATTGCCTTGGGCACACTGGTGAACGAAGCATCCGCACTGGTTGCAGTGCTGGTCTGGTGGTGGTGGTTGCGTGTCCCACGGGAGAAGCTTGGTGCACGGCCTGTCCGACCCACAGCGGTTCTAGGCGCCCTGCTACTGGTGTTTGGCATCGCACCCTGGGCGGAAACGGTTGGCGAGCTGGTACATCGCGTCGTGCAGAACGACGTCACCTCAAGCAAAGTCGTGAGTGCGGCTGCCCGGGGCGCTTCGGATGCCGAGTTGGTGCTGCTGCTGTTCGCCCTGGCGATCGTCCCAGCGATCGTGGAAGAGCTGATGTTCCGCGGGCTGATGACGGCGGGCTTCCGCTCCAACCTGGTCGTCGCCATCGCGGTGCCCAGCCTGCTATTCGGGCTTTTTCATCTGGAGCCCACCCAAGCGGCCGGTACTGTTCTGCTGGGTGCGGGCTTTGCGTACGCGCGACTGAGCAGCGACTCTCTCGGCGTCAGCATGATCACTCACGGCGTCTACAACGCTGCGGTGCTGCTGCTGGTCCGCTACGGGCCCGCCATGAGCGAGCACGAGATCGAGGTGGGTCCCTTGTTGGCCGGGGCCGTGCTGGCCAGCGCGGGCACGGTGTTGCTCTGGAAGGTGCGCGTGACGCAGCCCAATGAGCCCGCGCAAGCGATGCCTGCCGTCCAGGACTGA